The following are encoded in a window of Sphaerisporangium siamense genomic DNA:
- a CDS encoding S8 family serine peptidase, with protein sequence MRVLIQLRPSPDIVAAVAAPDLTATTADVTGELPGVALDHDYTPVPLPRARPAVPGGDPLSLNQPLDFSMAPEEASVLVRGEISDDDRAARMALLPGRGGSVVGVYADPVIETSLTCGGTPPVGTWRDVERLLAVPRLTAEGYDGTGVALAICDTGINAAHVTRQMGRSFTIDADRSWSPSGVSDTPGRYRVDHGSMCAFDALIAAPKASFIDIPVLLSRRQGDTVMDGLLSDAIAAFSHLRTVLDAQPAASRALVVSNSWGSFSPLWDMAPGQPGNYSDNPAHPFNIIVGSLERAGADILFAAGNCGVECKDRRCAFPARPIVGANSHPQVLSIGGVDTKGLRVGYSSQGPGRLTDRKPDICSYTHFAGSKAFGPGTPDSGTSAACPVAAGLVAAVRTRWPASAISPAQLRTLLYRTATDRSTVGFDYDYGYGVADPPALLSALERHADATAKV encoded by the coding sequence ATGCGGGTCCTGATCCAGCTCCGCCCCTCTCCCGACATCGTCGCCGCCGTCGCGGCGCCCGATCTCACCGCGACGACCGCGGACGTCACCGGCGAGCTGCCCGGGGTCGCGCTCGACCACGACTACACCCCGGTGCCGCTCCCCCGCGCCCGCCCCGCCGTCCCCGGCGGCGACCCGCTCTCGCTCAACCAGCCGCTCGACTTCTCCATGGCGCCCGAGGAGGCGTCCGTGCTGGTCAGGGGCGAGATCTCCGACGACGACCGCGCGGCGCGCATGGCGCTGCTGCCCGGCCGCGGGGGTTCGGTCGTCGGCGTCTACGCCGACCCGGTGATCGAGACCAGCCTCACCTGCGGCGGCACCCCGCCGGTCGGCACCTGGCGGGACGTCGAGCGGCTGCTCGCGGTGCCCCGGCTCACCGCCGAGGGGTACGACGGGACGGGCGTGGCGCTCGCCATCTGCGACACGGGCATCAACGCCGCGCACGTCACCCGTCAGATGGGCCGGAGCTTCACGATCGACGCCGACCGGAGCTGGAGCCCCTCCGGCGTCTCGGACACCCCGGGCCGGTACCGGGTCGACCACGGCAGCATGTGCGCCTTCGACGCGCTCATCGCCGCGCCCAAGGCGTCGTTCATCGACATCCCGGTGCTGCTGTCGCGGCGGCAGGGCGACACGGTCATGGACGGCCTGCTGTCCGACGCGATCGCGGCGTTCTCCCACCTGCGCACCGTGCTCGACGCCCAGCCCGCCGCCTCGCGCGCCCTGGTGGTGAGCAACAGCTGGGGGTCGTTCTCCCCGCTGTGGGACATGGCGCCCGGCCAGCCCGGCAACTACTCCGACAACCCCGCCCACCCGTTCAACATCATCGTGGGCAGCCTGGAGCGCGCGGGCGCCGACATCCTGTTCGCGGCCGGCAACTGCGGCGTCGAGTGCAAGGACCGCAGGTGCGCGTTCCCCGCGCGGCCGATCGTCGGCGCCAACTCCCACCCGCAGGTGCTGTCGATCGGCGGGGTCGACACCAAGGGCCTGCGCGTCGGCTACTCCTCGCAGGGGCCGGGGCGGCTCACCGACCGCAAGCCCGACATCTGCTCCTACACCCACTTCGCCGGGTCGAAGGCGTTCGGCCCCGGCACGCCGGACTCCGGCACCTCGGCGGCCTGCCCGGTGGCGGCCGGGCTGGTGGCCGCCGTCCGCACCCGCTGGCCCGCCTCGGCGATCAGCCCCGCCCAGCTCCGCACGCTGCTCTACCGCACCGCCACCGACCGCAGCACCGTCGGGTTCGACTACGACTACGGCTACGGCGTCGCCGACCCGCCGGCCCTGCTGTCCGCGCTCGAACGGCACGCCGACGCGACGGCCAAGGTATGA
- a CDS encoding sensor histidine kinase — translation MTGVVARRWGGMSLRARLLLITSALLATGLLLSGSIVVGILRAGLVSRVDTQLGTFGRVAAVLPPGLPARGASGGEAGNAFAAKLDLIDRLYVAYLAPDGTLGAQARLPGGSGGPVLPKLDAAAVARTEGRPFDVPDKDGAGAWRVLALPRPARGTPFATRTSPGQGGGVVVAASLDAVGATVGRLRATYLVTGAALLGLLTLAGRFAIGAGLRPLRRIEETAAAIASGDLGRRMPGPEAPDTEVGRLSASLNGMLGQIERAFAARTESEARLRRFVADVGHELRTPLVGIKGFSELYRMGGLPDAGPAMARIESEAGRLTRLVEDLLLLARLDEGGDAPALDLAPMDLRTLAADARLDLRALAPGRQVALTGPDGGPPGSAPVLGDEARLRQVVSNLVGNVVAHTPDGTPVRVGVGTAGGEAVLVIEDRGPGMTPGQAGKVFDRFYRADPSRSRTGPGGAGLGLAIARSLAEAHGGRITLRTSPGEGARFTLALPAHH, via the coding sequence ATGACCGGGGTGGTCGCGCGGCGGTGGGGCGGGATGTCGCTGCGGGCGCGGCTGCTGCTGATCACCAGCGCGCTGCTGGCCACCGGGCTGCTCCTCAGCGGGTCCATCGTCGTCGGCATCCTGCGCGCCGGCCTCGTGAGCCGGGTCGACACCCAGCTCGGCACGTTCGGGCGGGTGGCGGCCGTACTCCCGCCCGGCCTGCCGGCCCGCGGCGCATCCGGAGGCGAAGCCGGGAACGCGTTCGCCGCCAAGCTCGACCTCATCGACCGCCTGTACGTCGCCTACCTCGCCCCGGACGGCACGCTCGGGGCGCAGGCACGCCTGCCCGGCGGCAGCGGCGGTCCCGTGCTGCCGAAACTGGACGCCGCCGCCGTCGCCCGCACCGAAGGCCGCCCGTTCGACGTCCCCGACAAGGACGGGGCAGGGGCGTGGCGGGTGCTCGCCCTGCCCCGGCCCGCGCGCGGAACGCCGTTCGCCACGCGAACCTCCCCCGGCCAGGGCGGCGGCGTGGTGGTCGCCGCGTCCCTCGACGCGGTCGGCGCCACCGTCGGACGGCTGCGCGCCACCTACCTCGTCACCGGCGCGGCGCTGCTCGGCCTGCTGACGCTGGCCGGGCGCTTCGCGATCGGGGCCGGGCTGCGCCCGCTGCGGCGCATCGAGGAGACCGCCGCGGCCATCGCCTCCGGCGACCTCGGCCGCAGGATGCCCGGCCCCGAGGCCCCGGACACCGAGGTCGGGCGCCTGTCGGCCTCGCTCAACGGCATGCTCGGCCAGATCGAGCGGGCCTTCGCCGCGCGCACCGAGTCCGAGGCGCGGCTGCGGCGGTTCGTCGCCGACGTCGGCCACGAGCTGCGCACGCCTCTCGTCGGCATCAAGGGGTTCTCCGAGCTGTACCGCATGGGCGGGCTGCCGGACGCCGGGCCCGCGATGGCCCGCATCGAGAGCGAGGCCGGGCGGCTGACCCGCCTGGTGGAGGACCTGCTGCTGCTCGCCAGGCTCGACGAGGGCGGCGACGCGCCCGCCCTGGACCTCGCGCCCATGGACCTGCGCACGCTCGCCGCCGACGCCCGGCTGGACCTGCGCGCCCTCGCCCCGGGACGGCAGGTCGCGCTGACCGGCCCGGACGGCGGGCCGCCGGGGTCGGCGCCGGTGCTCGGCGACGAGGCCCGGCTGCGCCAGGTGGTGAGCAACCTGGTCGGCAACGTCGTCGCGCACACCCCGGACGGCACCCCGGTGCGCGTCGGCGTCGGCACCGCGGGCGGCGAGGCCGTGCTGGTGATCGAGGACCGGGGCCCGGGCATGACGCCCGGCCAGGCGGGCAAGGTGTTCGACCGGTTCTACCGGGCCGACCCCTCCCGCAGCAGGACCGGACCCGGCGGCGCCGGGCTCGGCCTCGCCATCGCCCGCTCCCTGGCCGAGGCGCACGGGGGCCGCATCACCCTGCGCACCTCCCCCGGCGAGGGAGCCCGCTTCACCCTGGCGCTCCCCGCCCATCACTGA
- a CDS encoding response regulator transcription factor, protein MDQDGRGPGEDEPVARGAGERLLVVDDEPTVRELLAATLRFAGFRVTSAATGAEAVAAARARRPDLILLDVMLPDLDGFQVVRRLRELDRPPVPVLFLTARDSPADKVTGLTLGGDDYVTKPFDLEELLARIRAILRRTGRPHAPALVVGDLEIDVEGHRVARGGVPVRLSPTEFRLLSYLASQAGRVVSKTRIIEDVWQYDFAGDTSIVDTYVSYLRRKLEASGPRLIHTVHGVGYVLREPR, encoded by the coding sequence ATGGACCAGGACGGGCGGGGGCCCGGCGAGGACGAGCCCGTGGCGCGCGGGGCCGGGGAGCGGCTGCTGGTCGTGGACGACGAGCCGACCGTGCGCGAGCTGCTGGCGGCCACGCTGCGCTTCGCCGGATTCCGCGTCACCTCGGCGGCCACCGGCGCCGAGGCCGTCGCGGCCGCCCGCGCCCGCAGGCCCGACCTGATCCTGCTCGACGTCATGCTTCCCGACCTGGACGGCTTCCAGGTCGTGCGCCGGCTGCGCGAGCTGGATCGCCCTCCGGTCCCCGTGCTGTTCCTCACCGCGCGCGACTCGCCCGCGGACAAGGTCACCGGGCTCACGCTCGGCGGCGACGACTACGTCACCAAGCCCTTCGACCTGGAGGAACTGCTCGCCCGGATCCGCGCCATCCTGCGCCGCACCGGCCGTCCGCACGCGCCCGCGCTCGTCGTCGGCGACCTGGAGATCGACGTCGAGGGCCACCGGGTCGCGCGGGGCGGCGTCCCGGTGCGGCTGTCTCCCACCGAGTTCCGCCTGCTGTCCTACCTGGCCTCCCAGGCGGGGCGCGTGGTCTCCAAGACCCGGATCATCGAGGACGTCTGGCAGTACGACTTCGCCGGGGACACCAGCATCGTCGACACCTACGTCAGCTATCTGCGCCGCAAGCTGGAGGCGTCGGGGCCCCGGCTGATCCACACCGTGCACGGCGTCGGCTACGTCCTGCGCGAGCCCCGATGA
- a CDS encoding ABC transporter permease has protein sequence MSGTGSAITGPGTATAEPGRPAIETGRTRVAPHRRPGLGDAIRAEWSKTATMRSTWITLAVAVALGALFGALFGGAGATEYARLTAAERAAFRPVPDFRAFIFVHLIIGYVGLRAFTVEYATRTISVTLAAEPRRGRLLTAKAVVCAGVTLVVGWLSGWAALFAGRAVLTAKDVPVNALGQPGMIRVLAGTGVLLALVSLIGLALGCLVRNTAGALSVLGTMGVLIPAMAPLYPEWPARLVLGYWPITAGLRLLSLDHDPALPGPWAGIAVTCAWAAALLLAAYAVLRRRDA, from the coding sequence ATGAGCGGGACCGGATCCGCGATCACCGGACCCGGAACCGCGACGGCGGAGCCGGGACGTCCGGCGATCGAGACGGGACGCACGCGGGTCGCCCCGCACCGGCGGCCGGGACTGGGCGACGCCATCCGCGCGGAGTGGTCCAAGACCGCCACGATGCGATCCACCTGGATCACCCTCGCCGTCGCCGTCGCGCTCGGCGCCCTCTTCGGTGCGCTGTTCGGCGGCGCGGGCGCCACCGAGTACGCCCGGCTCACCGCGGCCGAGCGCGCCGCGTTCCGGCCGGTGCCGGACTTCCGCGCCTTCATCTTCGTCCACCTGATCATCGGCTATGTGGGGCTGCGGGCGTTCACCGTCGAGTACGCCACCCGCACGATCTCCGTGACCCTCGCCGCGGAGCCGCGCCGGGGCCGGCTCCTCACCGCCAAGGCCGTCGTCTGCGCCGGGGTCACGCTGGTGGTGGGCTGGCTGTCCGGCTGGGCTGCCCTGTTCGCCGGCCGGGCCGTGCTGACCGCCAAGGACGTGCCGGTCAACGCCCTCGGCCAGCCCGGCATGATCCGCGTCCTCGCCGGGACCGGGGTGCTGCTCGCGCTGGTGAGCCTGATCGGGCTCGCGCTCGGCTGCCTGGTCCGCAACACGGCGGGCGCGCTCAGCGTCCTCGGCACGATGGGCGTCCTGATCCCGGCCATGGCCCCGCTGTACCCTGAATGGCCGGCGCGGCTCGTCCTCGGCTACTGGCCGATCACCGCGGGCCTGCGGCTGCTCAGCCTCGACCACGACCCCGCGCTGCCGGGTCCCTGGGCCGGGATCGCCGTGACCTGCGCCTGGGCCGCCGCACTGCTGCTCGCCGCCTACGCGGTCCTGCGCCGCAGAGACGCCTGA
- a CDS encoding ATP-binding cassette domain-containing protein produces MIEVRGLGKRHGDVPAVDGLTFDVRPGVVTGFLGPNGAGKSTTMRVILGLDAPSEGGARVLGSRPADLPAPMRAVGALLDAGAVHPRRTARDHLRWLALSNRLPRGRVEEVLDLVGLTAAAGRRAGGFSLGMLQRLGIAAAMLGDPEVLVLDEPVNGLDPEGIVWIRTMLRDLAAEGRTLLVSSHLMAEMALTADRLVVIARGRLVADTTVDAFARPEGVLVRTPAARAFARALVASGASAVHHDPGHGGRGLQDVPDGGELVVSGMTAEEIGRLAAAEGVVLHELTPRRASLEDAFMELTRDAVEYGAANGAVR; encoded by the coding sequence ATGATCGAGGTACGGGGACTCGGCAAACGCCACGGCGACGTCCCGGCGGTCGACGGGCTGACCTTCGACGTCAGGCCCGGGGTGGTGACCGGGTTCCTCGGTCCCAACGGCGCCGGCAAGTCCACCACGATGCGGGTGATCCTCGGCCTGGACGCGCCGAGCGAGGGCGGCGCACGGGTGCTCGGATCACGGCCCGCCGACCTCCCCGCGCCCATGCGGGCGGTCGGCGCGCTGCTCGACGCCGGCGCCGTCCACCCGCGCCGCACCGCCCGCGACCACCTCAGATGGCTCGCGCTGAGCAACCGGCTGCCCCGGGGCCGCGTCGAGGAGGTGCTCGACCTCGTCGGCCTCACCGCGGCGGCCGGCCGCCGCGCCGGCGGGTTCTCCCTCGGCATGCTCCAGCGGCTCGGCATCGCCGCCGCCATGCTCGGCGACCCCGAGGTGCTGGTGCTCGACGAACCGGTCAACGGGCTCGACCCCGAGGGCATCGTCTGGATCCGCACGATGCTGCGCGACCTCGCCGCCGAAGGGCGCACACTGCTGGTCTCCAGTCACCTGATGGCCGAGATGGCGCTCACCGCCGACCGGCTCGTCGTCATCGCCCGGGGTCGGCTCGTCGCCGACACCACCGTCGACGCCTTCGCCCGCCCCGAAGGCGTCCTCGTGCGCACCCCGGCCGCCCGCGCGTTCGCCCGCGCCCTGGTCGCCTCCGGCGCCTCGGCCGTCCACCACGACCCCGGCCACGGCGGCCGGGGTCTCCAGGACGTCCCGGACGGCGGGGAGCTGGTCGTGAGCGGGATGACCGCCGAGGAGATCGGACGGCTCGCCGCCGCCGAGGGCGTCGTCCTGCACGAGCTGACACCCCGCCGCGCCTCCCTGGAGGACGCGTTCATGGAGCTGACCCGGGACGCCGTCGAGTACGGCGCCGCGAACGGGGCCGTCCGATGA
- the rpsD gene encoding 30S ribosomal protein S4: MRYTGPKVRLSRRAGLPLTRKAVRYFERRPYPPGQHGRTTSRRTAGDYGVRRLEKQKLRWYYDVSEKQMRRYWDLALRRPGRSGAELVIILESRLASLVLRAGLAPSIYAARQYVTHGHITVDGRKVDIPSYLVTPGQTIAVRQKSRGMQPFVAAAEGVYADEVTAPYLTVDLRELSFTLNARPERRQIPLLVDEQLVVEHYSR; the protein is encoded by the coding sequence GTGCGCTACACAGGACCCAAGGTGCGGCTTTCCCGGAGGGCGGGGCTGCCGCTGACCCGCAAGGCGGTCCGCTACTTCGAACGGCGGCCCTACCCGCCGGGACAGCACGGCCGCACCACCAGCCGCCGCACCGCCGGCGACTACGGCGTCCGCCGGCTGGAGAAGCAGAAGCTCCGCTGGTACTACGACGTCTCGGAGAAGCAGATGCGCAGGTACTGGGACCTGGCCCTGCGCCGTCCCGGCCGTTCGGGCGCCGAACTCGTCATCATCCTGGAGAGCCGCCTGGCGTCCCTGGTGCTCCGCGCCGGCCTGGCGCCGTCCATCTACGCGGCCCGCCAGTACGTCACCCACGGCCACATCACCGTCGACGGCCGCAAGGTCGACATCCCCAGCTACCTGGTCACGCCCGGCCAGACCATCGCCGTACGCCAGAAGTCCCGCGGCATGCAGCCCTTCGTCGCCGCCGCCGAGGGCGTCTACGCCGACGAGGTCACCGCGCCCTACCTGACCGTTGACCTCAGGGAGCTGAGCTTCACCCTGAACGCCAGACCGGAACGCCGGCAGATCCCCCTCCTGGTCGACGAACAACTCGTCGTCGAGCACTACTCCCGCTGA
- a CDS encoding DUF2470 domain-containing protein → MSAAPTHVSLDGSAHATRGGVDGDGRPLLLVKPGEPLHLLPAAEDVVVTVDLAATRTLGGVDHPRGLLKMQGWARRVPAAETRDAAVAVAARCPDEALFAAVEGGPCAPGLFRVDVGYVIYLTGQESGMLDAEDYLGTGPDPFLDAAESMLDHVNAAHREGLRRAVEALTGEPAPEAWLWELDRYGATVRAGTGRPALIRIPWQRPAAGPRDLERALAHLMGPSH, encoded by the coding sequence ATGTCCGCCGCGCCGACCCACGTCTCGCTCGACGGCTCGGCCCACGCGACGCGCGGCGGAGTGGACGGCGACGGACGGCCGTTGCTGCTGGTCAAGCCGGGCGAGCCGCTGCACCTGCTGCCGGCCGCCGAGGACGTCGTGGTCACCGTGGACCTGGCGGCCACCCGCACCCTCGGCGGCGTGGACCACCCGCGCGGGCTGCTCAAGATGCAGGGCTGGGCCCGCCGGGTGCCGGCCGCCGAGACCAGGGACGCGGCCGTCGCGGTGGCCGCGCGGTGCCCGGACGAGGCGCTGTTCGCGGCGGTGGAGGGCGGCCCGTGCGCCCCCGGGCTGTTCCGCGTGGACGTCGGGTACGTGATCTACCTGACCGGCCAGGAGTCGGGCATGCTGGACGCCGAGGACTACCTGGGCACCGGGCCCGACCCGTTCCTCGACGCCGCCGAGAGCATGCTGGACCACGTGAACGCCGCCCACCGCGAGGGGCTGCGCCGGGCCGTCGAGGCGCTCACCGGCGAGCCCGCGCCCGAGGCGTGGCTGTGGGAGCTGGACCGCTACGGCGCGACCGTGCGGGCCGGGACCGGGCGGCCCGCGCTGATCAGGATCCCCTGGCAGCGACCGGCCGCCGGGCCGCGTGACCTGGAGCGCGCGCTGGCCCACCTGATGGGCCCGTCCCACTGA
- a CDS encoding ROK family transcriptional regulator codes for MARRSGPALATTGEVLRLIRDGEAVTRADIGRVTGLSRPAVALRVAELLDHGLVVEDTEGPSTGGRPPARLAFNASGGVILVASLGASRTQVALCDLAGAELARTDLEIDVERGPGVVLPLLLDIWADLLDERPGSAVRGAGLGVPATVEFAAGRTESARVMASWTGVAIPPLIAARYPVPVFVDNDVNVVAMGEYRAAYAREVADLLFVKVSTRIGAGVIAGGEILRGALGAAGEIGHIPVTDGGGVLCRCGNIDCVDSVASGTAILRDLRARGREVSSLDDVVTLVRAGDAETMTVVRRAGRMLGEVVASAVNILNPAVVVLGGDVAEKFQPLVSGVREAVHRRSTALSTRSLRIERSRLGPGAGITGCALMVIDHILAPEAVDASLGAPGVSGTGPSGGPARAPGHAARRPVAARGS; via the coding sequence ATGGCTCGACGATCAGGCCCCGCGCTCGCCACCACCGGCGAAGTGCTCCGCCTCATCCGCGACGGCGAGGCCGTCACACGGGCGGACATCGGCAGGGTGACCGGCCTCTCGCGCCCCGCCGTGGCCCTGCGCGTGGCCGAGCTGCTCGACCACGGCCTGGTCGTGGAGGACACCGAGGGCCCCTCCACCGGCGGGCGCCCGCCGGCGCGCCTGGCGTTCAACGCCTCGGGAGGCGTCATCCTGGTCGCCTCGCTCGGCGCGAGCCGCACCCAGGTCGCGCTGTGCGACCTCGCCGGCGCCGAGCTGGCCCGCACGGACCTGGAGATCGACGTCGAGCGCGGCCCCGGCGTGGTGCTGCCCCTGCTGCTGGACATCTGGGCGGACCTGCTCGACGAAAGGCCCGGCTCCGCGGTGCGCGGCGCCGGGCTCGGCGTGCCCGCCACCGTCGAGTTCGCCGCCGGGCGCACCGAGAGCGCCCGGGTCATGGCGAGCTGGACCGGCGTGGCGATCCCGCCGCTGATCGCCGCCCGCTACCCCGTGCCGGTCTTCGTGGACAACGACGTCAACGTCGTCGCCATGGGCGAGTACCGCGCCGCCTACGCCCGCGAGGTCGCCGACCTGCTGTTCGTGAAGGTGTCCACCCGCATCGGCGCCGGGGTGATCGCCGGGGGCGAGATCCTGCGCGGCGCGCTCGGCGCGGCGGGCGAGATCGGGCACATCCCCGTCACCGACGGGGGAGGGGTGCTGTGCCGGTGCGGCAACATCGACTGCGTCGACTCGGTGGCGAGCGGCACCGCCATCCTGCGCGACCTGCGGGCGCGCGGGCGCGAGGTCTCCTCGCTCGACGACGTCGTCACGCTGGTGCGCGCCGGCGACGCCGAGACGATGACGGTCGTGCGCCGGGCGGGCCGCATGCTCGGCGAGGTGGTCGCGAGCGCCGTCAACATCCTCAACCCGGCCGTGGTGGTGCTCGGCGGCGACGTCGCCGAGAAGTTCCAGCCGCTGGTCTCCGGGGTGCGCGAGGCGGTGCACCGGCGCTCGACGGCCCTGTCCACCCGCAGCCTGCGCATCGAGCGCAGCCGCCTCGGGCCCGGCGCGGGCATCACCGGCTGCGCCCTCATGGTCATCGACCACATCCTGGCGCCCGAGGCGGTCGACGCGTCCCTCGGCGCACCGGGCGTCAGTGGGACGGGCCCATCAGGTGGGCCAGCGCGCGCTCCAGGTCACGCGGCCCGGCGGCCGGTCGCTGCCAGGGGATCCTGA
- the zwf gene encoding glucose-6-phosphate dehydrogenase: protein MPQPSTASPAAPPDGRERPVAHAADLVVFGGTGDLSMRKLLPALYHCDRDGRLAPDARIIAVSRGGLDDADFRGKVEAEVRPGLHAGDAAGWGRFLRRLHHVCADVPAGHDAPVHPGWGRLTRMLAGREDTGRVFYLASPPMTFGPFCRAAGRAGLVTPSSRVVLEKPLGRDLAGARRINDEVGAVFGEHQIFRIDHYLGKETVQNLLVLRFANAFLEPIWNSLWIDHVQITAAESVGTPGRRGYYDHAGALRDMVQNHLLQLLCLVAMEPPARNDREAIRDEKLKVLQSLRPISGTEAARFTVRGQYTAGRVDGRAVPGYLDEPDDTPPTDASRHVETFAAIRAEVKNWRWAGVPFYLRTGKRMPYRRSEIVVQFKDVPHSIFPGGEPNRLVLRLQPGEGIHLRIMAKEPGAGEVVPRPVPLSLSFADTFHARVPDAYERLLTDVLAGDPTLFMRRDEVEAAWGWIDPVIATWESTGGLPEPYAAGTSGPVGAHELLGRSGRAWHEEDLP, encoded by the coding sequence GTGCCTCAGCCCTCGACCGCGTCGCCCGCCGCACCACCGGACGGCCGCGAGCGCCCCGTCGCGCACGCGGCCGACCTCGTCGTCTTCGGCGGCACCGGCGACCTCTCCATGCGCAAGCTGCTCCCGGCCCTCTACCACTGCGACCGGGACGGACGGCTCGCGCCGGACGCCCGGATCATCGCGGTGTCCCGCGGCGGGCTGGACGACGCCGACTTCCGCGGCAAGGTCGAGGCCGAGGTGCGGCCGGGCCTGCACGCCGGCGACGCCGCGGGCTGGGGCCGCTTCCTGCGCCGCCTGCACCACGTGTGCGCGGACGTCCCGGCCGGCCACGACGCCCCCGTCCACCCGGGGTGGGGCCGGCTCACCCGCATGCTCGCCGGCCGCGAGGACACCGGCAGGGTCTTCTACCTCGCCAGCCCGCCGATGACGTTCGGCCCGTTCTGCCGGGCCGCGGGCCGGGCGGGCCTGGTGACCCCGTCCTCGCGCGTGGTGCTGGAGAAGCCCCTCGGCCGCGACCTGGCGGGCGCCCGCCGCATCAACGACGAGGTCGGCGCCGTCTTCGGCGAGCACCAGATCTTCCGCATCGACCACTACCTCGGCAAGGAGACCGTCCAGAACCTGCTCGTGCTGCGGTTCGCCAACGCCTTCCTGGAGCCGATCTGGAACTCTCTGTGGATCGACCACGTGCAGATCACCGCCGCCGAGTCGGTCGGCACGCCGGGGCGGCGCGGCTACTACGACCACGCGGGCGCGCTGCGCGACATGGTGCAGAACCACCTGCTGCAACTGCTGTGCCTGGTCGCGATGGAGCCGCCGGCGCGCAACGACCGCGAGGCGATCCGGGACGAGAAGCTCAAGGTGCTGCAGTCGCTGCGGCCGATCAGCGGGACCGAGGCGGCGCGGTTCACCGTGCGCGGCCAGTACACCGCCGGGCGCGTGGACGGCCGCGCCGTCCCCGGCTACCTGGACGAGCCGGACGACACCCCCCCGACGGACGCCTCGCGGCATGTGGAGACCTTCGCCGCGATCCGCGCCGAGGTGAAGAACTGGCGGTGGGCCGGGGTGCCGTTCTACCTGCGCACGGGCAAGCGCATGCCCTACCGCCGCTCGGAGATCGTCGTCCAGTTCAAGGACGTGCCGCACTCGATCTTCCCCGGGGGCGAGCCCAACCGGCTGGTGCTGCGCCTGCAGCCCGGCGAGGGCATCCACCTGCGGATCATGGCCAAGGAGCCGGGCGCCGGCGAGGTGGTCCCGCGGCCGGTCCCGCTCAGCCTGAGCTTCGCCGACACCTTCCACGCCCGCGTCCCCGACGCCTACGAGCGGCTGCTGACCGACGTGCTGGCCGGCGACCCGACCCTGTTCATGCGGCGCGACGAGGTCGAGGCTGCCTGGGGCTGGATCGACCCGGTCATCGCCACCTGGGAGTCCACCGGCGGCCTCCCCGAGCCGTACGCCGCCGGGACCAGCGGGCCGGTGGGCGCCCACGAACTGCTCGGCCGCAGCGGCCGCGCCTGGCACGAGGAGGACCTGCCGTGA